The nucleotide window GGCTATGCAAACATAACCTAGCAATAACACACAAGTCTACGTATGATCGCCATGACTCATGTCCTGATTGGTTTTATGATAGTTAGaccaaataaaactaaaacgctaaatgtttaaaaatgttaaccaaagtaccaaacaaaaaaaaaacttaaacgtTAATGCTAATTTaacatcaaataatgaaagATTACATGTTAACACTTACGTGACAAAGTGCTCTACCGAGAGAGTTAACGGAAGGCACATCAACGCCGTCACAAACCATCGTACCCAAATCCGCCGACCCTGAGTACTTCACCAACGCCGTTGATGAGGAGGAGGGAGCGGAAGCCGGTACCAACGCTTTCTCAGCCGCCGCGGTAAGAAGACCCGAAGCAAAACTAAAGGGATGATAAGAATCAGAataagcagaagaagaagaagaagaagtgatgagaggaagaggaagatagTCCAAGAAAACCCTAAGAACCCAAAGGGCTAGCCACGCCATCATCATAGACATGAACCTGAGGTGGTCCGAAGCCGACCACCGCCTAGAAGCCAGCTCCGGTGTGGAGGCGGTGGTGGCGACGGAGACGAGAGAACGAGCGGCCGTGTTGACGGTGGTCATGAAGATGGAGTTGAGGAGACCCGTCGTGGGACGATTGTTTCTGTATGTGTATTCCAAGTATTGTAGCTCCCTTGACGACGACATTCTCTTTTCTCTTGTCTGCCTTTGTTCTTTCGTAGAGAAGTTAATAGTTGTTGGACCAGTTatgtatatgtgtatatatatgaagATAGATCTTGGTTTGTATATTTCTTCTTTTCGAAgtatatgatgagatgcaccgcCTATACGAGTGTGTTTTTCATCGTCGTGTAAGTATTTGATGTAGTGTCGGCTAAATCTTTGTCGGGGTCCATGCGTCGTCGTTTTTCCCCGCATTCGTCAAAATGGCAAAATATATTTTCCACAAAAAGTTAGATGTGCGTAGAACGTCACTACTGGAGTTTACATAAATGGTTACTGGGACGCTtcttttttacatattttggcTTACTATATTTATTTGGAATTGGAATATTTTCGGAGTTATTTGTATTCGTGGTTTGGAGATCTTTTGGTGCGTGTTGGTTGATATGCAAATTAATACGGTCAAATAATCTTTCCGAAtaacttagagcatgattaacccggggttTTTAGGATGGGGTTCTTAccggaagttaagaaacagtttcttaacttccgctaaaacCTCTACTCTAACTCTAAGAACTTCGGATTAATCATGGTTGTATGTAATACTATTGAACGATCATGAACATATGGTAGATTACATTACATGCCACTTCTGATGGCTATAAGAGGAACTCAAACGTGCTTGCTTCTCTATCCTTCTACGGGCTAATCGTTCGTATTCCACCGCTTTACATAATTTTGGGAGCAGTGGAGGGAGGTATTCACATGCCGTTTCATGAATCAATACCTGAAAATCAACCATGTTCTAATCATTTTTGCACGTAATTTTTCGGATGTTTGCATTATTGTTAGTAGCTGACTAGCCGTTAAGGATCGCTAAACACCAAATGTAAGTAGGTTGGTGACATATATAAAATGGAATACCAATACCCatgttcttaataattttattttcccaTCCAAAttactttataaataaatactatgATATGTACGATTGCATAGTTGTCTTCCCTTTTCCAATTTTGTTTCCTCTTGATGTTCTGttgtactattttattttattcgtgctttggtttttgtttttctattgtCAACAAATgtacaaaataaatatctaaaagcCAAATTGACTTTATCCATGTGATCGAAATCCTTAGTTGTCTTGTTTCAGTGGTTTGCAGCAACGTCTACAGCTTCTATATACATGTCAAAATTAGTGGCGTTGATTAGTAAACAACTAACActatcaaaagaaaattaatataataaaagacGTAACTGAGAACAAAGTTTACTGGTCTGAAAACAAGATCTGATTAGTCGAGGAAGAATGTCACTGATATCGGGTAACATTACGGCAGGCAAGCcaaaaagtaaaagataatATGCTTCTCTTGTTCTGCTTGTGAAATTGCAACAAAAAAATGGCCAATactttattaatcatatttaaaatCGACTGATGTGTGTTCTTGAAGGTCAGACTATTTATGAGATTTTTTATATGCGTCAGTTATATAACCTTGAGAAAAACTTTAACTAAGACGGTTATAATAGATATACATTTGTGGGACTAAAAGTTGACTCCGTTCTCCACCTTTAAACTTTGTTCAGAGCTTCGAGCAGTTTCAGGTTTGAGGGCAAGGCCATACACTTTATGTAGTAAAACATAAGCTTGTGTCATGCCTGCACATTCTATTTATCATTAcatcaataatataaatatgacGAAACGTTATCGAAACTGTAGAACTCAAGAATCGAAATAGGAAACACTCTTTCTTTCTAATCATTTCAatgctttaaaaaaatatctcaaaaaCTAAAGCTCACATAAATCACACAGCTTATAGCTTATGCCATTGTTCGACATAgcttatataaagatattagcAATCCTATTCCTAATTGTAAACACACAAACATTATCATCCTTATCTCTTTAGATCATAAACCAATTAGGGATGGGATAGCTTGTTTCTCAAGCTTCTTTCAAGCTAACTTGAACAATCTTCTCCTTAAgttttaaactcattttcacCCACATCTTCAACTCCAATAAGGCTTCTCATATCCTTAAATTTAAATTCCTGCGAATGCTTTGGTTAGTATGTTGACTATCTGTTCATTCTCGGACACATGCTCCACTTCAACTTGTTCATTCTCTAATGAAGTGAAACATTCTAATATGTTTTTACTCCGGCCGTGAAACACATGGTTTTTAGTAAGTGCAATCAAAGATTATTATCAATCTGTATTGTTACCTTCTTGCATGATTTTTTCACGATCTCGCTGAGTACTTCCTATTACTAAATCGTTTGTTTCATTGTCTCTGTAACAGCCATGATTGTGGCTTCACACaattttttgtttctgaaaacACCATGTTATTGAACTTTCATCGAAATAAAATACGTGACCACAGAACTGGCCCAAGAAAGAGGGCCAGCAGTACAATGGTCCAGGGTCCATCCCAAAATCATACAAATTTAACTATAGAAAGGggaccaaattttttttttgttttctatcaaGGGCccctaatttatttttaatcatctATGATGAATTTTGTGTAACCAGTTGTGCTTCTGCCCAGTGCCAACTTTGTGTAAACTATCGCTATCGCCCACCAGTTCAAGTTGTGTTGATCGCGAAAACAAAAGTCCAAGTGAAGTTGTTCCACGTAGATACCTTACTACAAGCTAATTAACTTCAACAGAAACATCATAGAAATTGACAATAATGTAGTTCGATGAttagcaaaaaaagaagaagtaattCGACAGCTTTTACATTTCCAATGTAAACCGAAGAAGTAAAGCGACAAAAAAAGTATGGAACTACGTATAGTTTACGAATATAGTtatccatatataaaaaaataagggaTGATAGTCAACTTTTTGTTTCCATATCGTAATCAATAGCCCCACAGATACAACGTACTTTTCGAATAACATTGTTTGATTATCTTCTGACACATGAATATTATCTTAACAGCAATTTGACGTACAATATGCTTTtaataatcaataaatacaTAGATTTCCACTAACGTTTGTTCTGGATAATATTAAATTGTTACATTCAATTAGATCAATGCATTCATGTGAATGGAAAGGCTGTCACGAGTAACAAAATTATTAAGGTATCAATTGATGTCCTCAGATTTTGGATAGAGATTGATTATTAAGCATCACTTTGAAATTTCAAAGGATAAAGGTAATAATAAAGAGCTTTTCTGTTATCAAAATTTCTCTAATGAATATCTAAACTAAATAATACAGTATTAACATTTTAAGAAGATTTAATACtttaattaagttttaaatttaaaaaataaattgaattaCTTAAAAATTGACAGATGTAATGAGATATTCTTGTCATGTactttattaaaacagaagtacactTATAAATTAACtcttaatttttcaaattatttacaatcatATGGCACTAAAGTAATAAATTTATCTATCTTTTagtatttttgtcttttatagtttaattaatatattttcctaaaataatatataacaaattatgtttacttatttaaaaaatatttcatataatcTACCTCaacaataaattatacttaatcAATGTCAaaaatgtaacaaaattttattattacagggtgattaattttttattttggtatattaactatgtctaaaaaacataaaagtgttataaaaatacataatataaaccacaaaattgtaaataatatattaaattaaatattttattttattttacattaaacttttgatccataaaaaatacatttgcaCAAACACACgggttatattttaaaaatatggttGTAACAGTTGAtggatcaaaaaataaaataaaattattcattataaattataaaataattatgttgagaaatatattaaataatgatttaatatatatatatatatattttttaaatgtatattaccatttatataagataaatatatatttttgctaAGCAAAAACAAATATCCGAGTGGGTGCGCAGATCAAGCTCTAGTGATTATTATTAAGTttcttgtttaaaaaaaaatatcttactttttatttttatttatttatttgtaggtGATATATAATCTATTAACTAATGTAGAGGCTCTAAAAATACCCATTAGAAGCAGACTATCCAGTTTTGAAAATAGACTTGGAATGTAATttcaaaaggaaataaaatctTATCTGATtttagtgacaaaaaaaaatcttatcaaacaaaaaaaatagtagcGGTCTTCTCTGTCTATTGACCCAGTTTTGCGGGCGTTTACTCATTTAAAGCcacaaaatcaatttaaaatatctGCCTTTTAGAAAAAGTGTcaatgagaaaacaaaaatatatttagttgaGTCAAAATTGTAGTTCTACTACACAAATGTGAAGAGTGtgtttattttaactttttgtgtAATAGTGTAATTATTTACTTTGCAGCGTTATTCTTCACCTAACGTTATACTTCATCTAAACACAAcgttatatttaataaaaatcaacaaataaaaactattaaaagacACGAGATTTATGGAAGAAGATTAGATCCAGTGAGCAATAGCAAGTGGGTAAGAACGAGAGAACAGCtgttcttctccttcattctcacCTCAAAGTCAGCTGACAGTTAGTTACTTCTAATCCTATAAATTTCAACCCTTCTTCTCCATTTTCATAATCATATCGTTTCTTGTCTCTTCTTTGACTTTTCTTCTCCAAATCCTTTTCGGACAAGATCTACACACAGGTAGATAATTGtctgaaaaaacaaacaaacacaaacaccaagaagaagaagaataacaaGATCTgctctgtttttgtttcctcTGTGTGAAACAGAAAAGTCAACACTGAGTTTCCACGACGTCGTTTTAGCAAATCGGAGAAATGGCCGGAGGGTTCGTCAGTCAAACGCCGGGAGTTCGGAACTACAACTACAAACTCACACCGAAAGTGTTCGTAACATGTTTCATCGGTGCTTTTGGTGGTCTCATCTTCGGATACGATCTCGGGATCTCAGGTTTTTTTTTCaagtcttgtttcttctttgaCCTAATCTTGCAGAATTATCCAGTGAGTAACTTTTGGGGCTTTTTTGTTGCTTGTAGGAGGGGTAACCCAAATGGAGCCATTCTTGGAAGAGTTCTTCCCTTACGTGtataagaagatgaagaacGCACACGAGAACGAGTACTGTCGTTTTGATAGTCAGCTTCTCACTCTTTTTACTTCATCTCTCTATTTAGCGGCTTTGGTCTCTTCCTTGTTCGCCTCCACGATAACCCGAGTCTTTGGAAGGAAATGGTCCATGTTCCTCGGTGGTTTCACCTTCTTCATCGGCTCTGCTTTCAATGGCTTTGCTCAAAATATCGCCATGCTTCTCATCGGTCGTATCTTGCTCGGTTTCGGAGTCGGATTCGCCAATCAAGTAAGTTCTACAAACAGATAACTTGATGAAGAAGTAACAATGGCGGTTTATGCTAAccggttttgttttggtttcagTCTGTTCCGGTTTATCTATCCGAGATGGCTCCTCCGAACCTAAGAGGAGCGTTCAACAACGGGTTTCAAGTAGCGATTATATTCGGTATCGTTGTTGCAACGATCATCAACTACTTCACCGCACAGTTGAAAGGCAACATCGGATGGAGAATCTCACTAGGGTTAGCTTGTGTCCCTGCGATGATGATCATGATGGGCGCTCTCATCCTTCCCGACACTCCGAACTCTCTCATCGAACGTGGCTTCACCGAAGATGCCAAGAAAATGCTTCAATCTATACGAGGAACGAGTGAAGTCGATGAAGAGTTTCAAGATCTCATTGATGCGAGCGAGGAGTCTAAGCAAGTGAAACAC belongs to Brassica napus cultivar Da-Ae unplaced genomic scaffold, Da-Ae ScsIHWf_1826;HRSCAF=2462, whole genome shotgun sequence and includes:
- the LOC125574800 gene encoding sugar transport protein 4 — encoded protein: MAGGFVSQTPGVRNYNYKLTPKVFVTCFIGAFGGLIFGYDLGISGGVTQMEPFLEEFFPYVYKKMKNAHENEYCRFDSQLLTLFTSSLYLAALVSSLFASTITRVFGRKWSMFLGGFTFFIGSAFNGFAQNIAMLLIGRILLGFGVGFANQSVPVYLSEMAPPNLRGAFNNGFQVAIIFGIVVATIINYFTAQLKGNIGWRISLGLACVPAMMIMMGALILPDTPNSLIERGFTEDAKKMLQSIRGTSEVDEEFQDLIDASEESKQVKHPWKNIMLPRYRPQLIMTCFIPFFQQLTGINVITFYAPVLFQTLGFGSKASLLSAMVTGIIELLCTFVSVFTVDRFGRRVLFLQGGIQMLISQIAIGVMIGVKFGTVGTGNIGKTDANLIVALICIYVAGFAWSWGPLGWLVPSEISPLEIRSAAQAINVAVNMFFTFLVAQLFLTMLCHMKFGLFFFFAVFVFIMTIFIYLMLPETKNVPIEEMNRVWKAHWFWGRFIPDEAVGVSAAEMQQKSV